Proteins encoded by one window of Enterococcus saccharolyticus subsp. saccharolyticus:
- a CDS encoding rhomboid family intramembrane serine protease, which yields MNNLSLNRLKRTPFLTYTFLTIQVVVYLLAFLFPGLYLEFRGAMFGPLVVQGHEYWRFITPIFIHYGLMHFAVNSVVLYFMGQQIEAIYGHTRFFIIYLISGLTGNAMSFAFNQAGVQSAGSSTSLFGLFGAFVILGVHFKGHPAIQGMVRQFTLFIGMSLLFGVFDRSIDMWGHIGGLVGGLLLGNVLGLPNNGKRYSIHLRIISGMILAFLVIFCIVYGFKKYEILV from the coding sequence ATGAATAATTTATCATTGAACCGTTTAAAACGAACGCCGTTTTTGACATATACTTTCTTGACAATTCAAGTTGTGGTCTATCTCTTAGCGTTTTTATTTCCCGGTTTATATTTGGAATTTCGAGGTGCGATGTTTGGCCCATTAGTCGTTCAAGGTCATGAATATTGGCGTTTTATTACCCCGATTTTTATCCACTATGGATTGATGCACTTTGCAGTAAATTCGGTTGTACTTTATTTTATGGGACAACAAATTGAAGCTATTTATGGACATACGCGTTTTTTTATTATCTATCTCATTAGTGGACTTACTGGAAATGCGATGAGTTTTGCTTTTAATCAAGCAGGTGTGCAATCTGCAGGTTCAAGTACATCATTATTTGGTTTATTTGGCGCATTTGTTATTTTAGGTGTGCATTTCAAAGGACATCCAGCGATTCAAGGAATGGTTCGTCAATTCACGCTATTTATTGGAATGAGTCTATTATTTGGTGTCTTTGACCGTTCGATTGATATGTGGGGACATATTGGTGGGTTAGTTGGTGGTCTGTTATTAGGAAACGTTTTAGGATTACCGAATAACGGCAAACGTTACTCGATTCATCTACGAATTATTTCCGGAATGATTTTAGCATTTTTGGTCATTTTTTGTATCGTGTACGGTTTCAAAAAGTATGAAATACTTGTATAA
- a CDS encoding DUF3042 family protein — protein MKKFVTGFVVGSLATTAATIGLIATIKKQVIDPIDEKEAIIDEKRRKANRKSFAR, from the coding sequence ATGAAAAAATTTGTTACAGGATTTGTTGTAGGTTCTCTTGCTACAACAGCAGCAACAATCGGCTTGATTGCCACAATAAAAAAACAAGTCATTGATCCAATCGACGAAAAAGAAGCGATCATTGATGAAAAACGCCGTAAAGCAAACCGTAAAAGCTTCGCAAGATAA
- a CDS encoding rhodanese-like domain-containing protein, whose amino-acid sequence MDLFNTITLILLLVLIFMGLNWLYYYILGKRSATTITEEEFREGMRKAQVIDVREKNEFDAGHILGARNIPYTVLDNSITAIRKDQPVYLYDRSKALSVRAANKLRKHGYKDVYVLKEGYDGWTGKTKKKN is encoded by the coding sequence ATGGATCTTTTTAACACAATAACTCTGATTTTATTATTAGTTTTAATTTTCATGGGATTAAATTGGTTGTATTATTATATCCTAGGAAAACGTTCAGCGACAACTATCACCGAAGAGGAATTCCGTGAAGGGATGCGTAAAGCCCAAGTGATTGATGTCCGTGAAAAAAATGAATTTGACGCAGGTCATATTCTAGGTGCGCGTAATATTCCTTATACTGTTTTGGATAATTCAATTACAGCGATTCGCAAAGACCAGCCAGTATATCTATACGATCGCTCAAAAGCATTAAGTGTGCGTGCTGCGAATAAATTACGTAAACATGGCTACAAAGATGTGTATGTCTTAAAAGAAGGCTATGATGGCTGGACAGGAAAAACGAAAAAGAAAAATTAA
- the galT gene encoding UDP-glucose--hexose-1-phosphate uridylyltransferase, translated as MLSQTIADFTTLAIAAGGWMEMDRLYLHNRILGMIGEDQLDEFDVHPVTRPSTELLDELVATAQKNHVIDDTLSAIEILEGELMDFLTPPPSVVNAFFAQHYANDPQEATDYFFELCKNNDYIKTRAIAKNIYFPVETPYGELEITINLSKPEKDPKQIAAERHAVTSNYPKCMLCMENEGYKGRVNYPARTNHRIIRMNLDGESWGFQYSPYAYYNEHCIVLSEEHRPMEISEQTFARLLQIVEVLPHYFAGSNADLPIVGGSILSHDHYQGGNHTFAMAKAPIDRLFVLKDYPTVVAGTVKWPMSVIRLQATDKALLIDAATHVLETWRNYSAPELNIVAFSEDGTQHHTITPIARKKGDFFELDLVLRDNNVSEEYPDGIFHPHQDVHHIKKENIGLIEVMGLAILPPRLEKELQEVEKYLLNQDNELAESHRPWAERMKASYTFSTENVREVMEKEIGNIFTRVLEDAGVFKRDDQGQRAFEAFTQTL; from the coding sequence ATGTTAAGTCAAACAATTGCTGATTTTACAACACTTGCAATTGCAGCAGGTGGTTGGATGGAAATGGATCGTTTGTATTTACACAATCGTATCTTAGGGATGATTGGTGAAGATCAATTAGACGAATTTGATGTCCATCCTGTCACACGCCCCTCAACCGAATTATTAGATGAATTAGTAGCCACCGCACAAAAAAATCACGTCATTGATGATACCTTATCAGCGATTGAAATTTTGGAAGGCGAATTGATGGATTTCTTAACACCACCACCGTCTGTTGTCAATGCTTTTTTTGCGCAACATTATGCTAATGATCCACAAGAAGCAACGGATTATTTTTTTGAGTTATGTAAAAATAATGATTACATCAAAACACGGGCGATTGCTAAGAATATTTATTTTCCAGTTGAGACACCCTATGGTGAATTAGAAATTACGATTAATTTATCTAAACCTGAAAAAGACCCCAAACAAATTGCTGCAGAGCGTCATGCAGTTACAAGTAATTATCCGAAATGTATGCTTTGTATGGAAAATGAGGGCTACAAAGGACGCGTAAATTATCCCGCACGAACCAATCATCGCATTATTCGTATGAATTTAGATGGCGAATCTTGGGGCTTCCAATATTCCCCTTATGCGTATTATAATGAACATTGTATTGTGTTATCAGAAGAACATCGTCCGATGGAAATTAGCGAACAAACTTTTGCACGCTTGTTGCAAATTGTGGAAGTATTACCGCATTATTTTGCTGGCTCAAATGCTGACTTACCAATTGTGGGTGGTTCTATTTTGTCGCATGACCATTATCAAGGAGGCAATCATACTTTTGCGATGGCGAAAGCACCAATTGACCGCTTGTTTGTCCTGAAAGATTATCCCACAGTAGTAGCGGGAACAGTTAAATGGCCAATGTCGGTTATTCGCCTCCAAGCAACAGATAAAGCATTGTTAATTGATGCTGCCACACATGTCTTAGAAACATGGCGCAATTATTCTGCACCAGAATTAAATATTGTGGCATTTTCTGAAGATGGTACACAGCATCATACGATTACACCGATTGCTCGTAAAAAAGGGGATTTCTTTGAACTAGATTTGGTCTTGCGTGATAACAATGTATCTGAAGAATACCCAGATGGCATTTTTCATCCTCATCAAGATGTCCACCATATCAAAAAAGAAAATATTGGTTTAATTGAAGTGATGGGCTTAGCTATTTTACCGCCACGTCTTGAAAAAGAGTTACAAGAGGTAGAAAAATATTTATTAAATCAAGACAATGAATTAGCCGAAAGCCATCGTCCATGGGCAGAGCGTATGAAAGCATCCTATACGTTCTCGACTGAAAACGTACGAGAAGTAATGGAAAAAGAAATCGGCAACATTTTTACACGCGTGTTAGAAGATGCTGGTGTCTTTAAACGTGATGACCAAGGACAACGTGCTTTTGAAGCCTTTACCCAAACACTTTAA
- the galE gene encoding UDP-glucose 4-epimerase GalE, protein MSILVLGGAGYIGSHAVDQLIQRGEDVVVIDNLLTGHRAAIHPNARFYEGDVRDKSFVTSVFDKETIAGVIHFAASSLVGESVEKPLKYFNNNVYGMQVLLEVMQEHDVKHIVFSSTAATYGEPEVTPIAETTPTNPKNPYGESKLMMEKMMKWCDNAYGMKYVALRYFNVAGAKADASIGEDHTPETHLVPIILQVALGQRKELSIFGDDYNTPDGTCIRDYVHVEDLIAAHLLALDYLKAGNESNVFNLGSNNGYSVKEMLDATREVTKKEIPAVVVPRRAGDPSTLVASSDKAKEILGWEPAYTDVKKIIETAWNWHVSHPNGYEE, encoded by the coding sequence ATGTCTATTTTAGTCTTAGGTGGAGCTGGGTATATCGGTTCTCACGCAGTCGATCAATTAATTCAACGCGGGGAGGATGTTGTCGTCATTGATAACTTATTAACCGGACACCGTGCAGCAATACACCCCAACGCACGTTTTTATGAAGGGGATGTACGTGATAAATCATTTGTCACTAGTGTGTTTGACAAAGAAACAATTGCAGGAGTCATTCATTTTGCAGCTAGCTCTTTAGTGGGTGAGTCTGTGGAAAAACCACTGAAATACTTCAATAATAATGTGTATGGGATGCAAGTGCTTTTAGAAGTCATGCAAGAACATGACGTGAAACACATTGTCTTTTCATCAACGGCTGCAACTTATGGCGAACCAGAAGTCACTCCAATTGCGGAAACAACCCCAACAAATCCCAAGAATCCATATGGGGAAAGCAAATTGATGATGGAAAAAATGATGAAATGGTGCGATAACGCGTATGGAATGAAATATGTTGCGTTGCGTTATTTCAATGTAGCTGGTGCCAAAGCGGATGCCTCTATTGGCGAAGATCACACGCCAGAAACGCATTTAGTGCCAATTATTTTACAAGTTGCATTAGGGCAACGGAAGGAATTGTCTATTTTTGGCGATGATTACAATACACCGGATGGGACTTGTATTCGTGATTATGTGCATGTGGAAGATTTAATTGCCGCTCATTTATTAGCTTTGGATTATTTAAAAGCAGGAAATGAAAGCAATGTCTTTAATTTGGGTAGTAACAACGGGTATTCGGTGAAAGAAATGTTGGATGCTACGCGTGAAGTGACGAAAAAAGAGATTCCAGCTGTTGTCGTTCCTCGTCGTGCTGGTGACCCAAGTACATTAGTCGCTTCAAGTGACAAAGCCAAAGAAATATTAGGTTGGGAACCGGCTTATACGGATGTGAAAAAAATCATTGAGACTGCTTGGAACTGGCATGTCAGCCATCCAAATGGGTATGAAGAATAG
- a CDS encoding ROK family glucokinase, producing MEEKKIIGIDLGGTTVKFAIVTLEGEIQQKWSIETNILDEGSHIVPEIIESINHRLNLYELKADDFVGIGMGTPGSVDRENGTVIGAYNLNWKTLQPVREQIEAGTGIQFTLDNDANVAALGERWKGAGENNPDVILMTLGTGVGGGIIAEGNLLHGVAGCAGEIGHVTVDPHGFECTCGKVGCLETVASATGVVRVARQLSEEYAGDSELKRRLDDGQDISSKDVFVLAEQDDPFALMVVDKVCFYLGLACGNLGNTLNPSSIVLGGGVSAAGEFLRSRVENYFNEYTFPQVRESTQIKLAQLGNDAGVIGAASLALQFVK from the coding sequence ATGGAAGAAAAGAAAATCATTGGGATTGATTTAGGTGGCACAACAGTTAAATTTGCGATTGTGACACTTGAAGGAGAAATCCAACAAAAATGGAGTATTGAAACAAATATTTTGGATGAAGGATCACATATTGTACCTGAAATTATTGAATCAATTAACCATCGTTTGAATTTATATGAGTTAAAAGCAGACGATTTTGTTGGTATCGGTATGGGAACTCCGGGAAGTGTTGACCGTGAAAATGGCACAGTTATCGGTGCATACAATCTAAATTGGAAAACATTACAACCTGTTCGTGAACAAATTGAAGCAGGAACTGGTATCCAATTTACGTTAGATAATGATGCGAACGTAGCGGCTTTAGGTGAACGTTGGAAAGGTGCTGGTGAAAATAATCCAGACGTTATTCTCATGACGCTAGGAACTGGCGTTGGTGGCGGTATTATTGCAGAAGGAAACTTGTTGCATGGTGTTGCTGGTTGTGCTGGTGAAATTGGTCACGTAACCGTTGATCCTCATGGTTTTGAATGTACATGTGGAAAAGTAGGATGTTTAGAAACAGTCGCAAGTGCCACGGGTGTGGTTCGTGTTGCACGTCAATTATCTGAGGAATATGCGGGTGATTCTGAATTGAAACGTCGTTTAGATGATGGACAAGATATTTCAAGTAAAGATGTCTTTGTACTAGCAGAACAAGATGATCCATTTGCGTTAATGGTTGTGGACAAAGTTTGTTTCTATTTAGGTTTGGCTTGCGGTAATTTAGGTAATACATTGAATCCATCAAGTATCGTTTTAGGTGGCGGTGTTTCGGCAGCCGGTGAATTTTTACGAAGCCGTGTAGAGAACTACTTCAATGAATACACATTCCCTCAAGTAAGAGAAAGTACACAAATCAAATTAGCACAGTTAGGAAATGATGCCGGTGTCATTGGTGCTGCGTCATTAGCTTTGCAATTTGTAAAATAG
- a CDS encoding YqgQ family protein, whose translation METLYDVQQLFKQFGLYIYVGKRIYDIELMAIELQKLFEARLIDRETYFTARGILNREHRIEESREDF comes from the coding sequence ATGGAAACTTTATATGATGTTCAGCAGTTATTTAAACAATTCGGTTTGTACATTTATGTGGGCAAACGTATCTATGACATTGAACTGATGGCAATTGAATTACAAAAGCTATTCGAAGCGCGGCTTATCGATCGAGAAACCTATTTTACAGCACGTGGTATTTTGAATCGAGAACATCGTATCGAAGAAAGCAGGGAGGATTTTTAA
- a CDS encoding galactokinase: MEKIEKVFNEVFEKTADGTYFAPGRINLIGEHTDYNGGHVFPASITLGTYGVASKRSDNLVCLYSENFPEAGVITFSLDDLVYDKAHDWANYPKGMIHFLKAAGYTIDSGFNVVFYGNIPNGAGLSSSASIELLTGVILEDLFDLSIERLELVKIGKQVENEFIGVNSGIMDQFAIGMGKKDHALLLDTNTLHYEVVPAAFGEYVVAIMNTNKRRELADSKYNERRSECEEALRRLQTKLTIQSLGELDEATFFENTAVVGDETLMKRAKHAVTENQRTLQARQALRADDLVTFGKLLNASHASLKEDYEVTGAELDTLVTAAQNYPSVLGARMTGAGFGGCAIALVKQADWQDFVVTVSQEYLDKIGYATDIYQASIDDGARKL, translated from the coding sequence ATGGAGAAAATAGAAAAGGTTTTCAATGAAGTGTTTGAAAAAACAGCTGATGGCACATATTTTGCGCCTGGTCGGATTAATTTGATTGGGGAGCATACAGATTATAATGGAGGACATGTTTTTCCTGCGTCGATTACTTTAGGAACATATGGTGTCGCGAGCAAACGATCAGATAATCTGGTATGTCTTTATTCAGAAAATTTCCCAGAGGCTGGGGTCATTACTTTTTCATTGGATGACTTGGTTTATGATAAAGCGCATGATTGGGCCAATTATCCTAAAGGGATGATTCACTTTTTAAAAGCAGCAGGCTATACGATTGATTCAGGATTTAATGTGGTTTTTTATGGAAATATTCCAAATGGTGCCGGATTGTCTTCGTCTGCATCAATCGAACTATTAACAGGTGTTATCTTGGAAGATTTGTTCGATTTATCCATTGAACGTTTAGAATTAGTCAAAATTGGAAAACAAGTAGAAAATGAATTTATTGGTGTCAATTCAGGTATTATGGATCAGTTTGCAATTGGTATGGGAAAAAAAGACCATGCTTTATTATTAGACACTAATACATTACACTATGAAGTCGTGCCAGCCGCTTTTGGCGAATATGTGGTAGCCATTATGAATACAAATAAACGTCGTGAACTGGCGGATTCAAAATATAATGAGCGTCGTAGTGAATGTGAAGAAGCGCTTCGTCGTTTGCAAACAAAACTCACGATTCAATCGTTAGGTGAACTGGATGAAGCAACCTTTTTTGAAAATACAGCGGTAGTTGGTGACGAAACATTAATGAAACGTGCCAAACATGCAGTAACTGAAAATCAGCGAACATTGCAAGCACGTCAAGCGTTACGAGCTGACGATTTAGTGACATTTGGCAAATTATTAAATGCGTCGCACGCTTCTTTAAAAGAAGATTATGAAGTAACGGGTGCTGAATTGGATACTTTAGTTACCGCAGCGCAAAATTATCCGAGTGTTTTAGGTGCACGGATGACCGGTGCCGGTTTTGGTGGTTGTGCAATTGCTTTAGTCAAACAAGCAGATTGGCAAGATTTTGTTGTGACTGTTTCCCAAGAATATTTAGACAAAATTGGGTATGCGACGGATATTTATCAAGCAAGCATTGATGATGGTGCTAGAAAGTTATAA